ATCGACCCGCCTGCTGGCCAGCTGGTTGAACAGCACGCCAGCACGCCCGTTGCCCGCCAAGCCCACTCCCCAAAACCACTGATCCCCCTTGTGGGAGCCCCGCAATAGGTGAATGCCGCTGCGCGCTGGTATAGTTTTGCTCTTACCGCGACGCGAGCCGTTCATGACCTCTTCCGCAGCTCCGATCCTCATCACCGGTGCCGGCCAGCGTGTCGGCCTGCACTGTGCGCAACGTTTGCTCGAAGACGGCCATCCGGTGATCTTCAGTTACCGCAGCGAACGCCCAGGCGTGCAGACATTGCGCGACCTGGGCGCCACCGCGGTATTTGCCGACTTCTCCACTGAAGCGGGGATCCTCGCGTTCATCACCCAACTGAAAACCCACACCGACAGCCTGCGAGCCATTGTCCACAACGCTTCCGAATGGCTGGCCGAAACCCCGGACACCGACGCCGAGGCCTTTACCCGCATGTTCAGCGTGCACATGCTGGCGCCCTACCTGATCAACCTGCACTGTGCCGACTTGCTCGAACGCTCAAGCCCCGCCGACATCGTGCACATCAGCGATGACGTGACCCGCAAGGGCAGCAGCAAACACATTGGCTACTGCGCCAGCAAAGCCGGGCTCGACAGCCTCACCCTGTCCTTCGCCGCGAAATACGCGCCGACAATCAAGGTCAACGGTATCGCGCCAGCCCTGCTAATGTTCAACCCCGACGACAACGCGGCATACCGCGCCAAGGCCCTGGCCAAGTCCGCGCTGGGCATCGAACCCGGCAGCGAAGTGATCTACCAGAGCCTGCGTTATTTGCTCGACAACCCTTATGTCACTGGCACGACCCTGACCGTCAATGGCGGACGGCACCTCAAATAAGCAGCCCCCGCGAGGATGTTCCATGACGTTATCCCTGCACCAGAACGCCCTGTCCGAGAGCTATCGCGAAATTCTCATCGGTCTCGGCGAAAACCCCGACCGCGAAGGACTGCAAGACACCCCGGTTCGCGCAGCCAAAGCCATGCAGTACCTCTGCCACGGCTACGACCAGAGTGTCGAGGAGATCGTCAACGGCGCACTGTTTGCGTCAGACACCGACGAGATGATCATCGTCGCCGACATCGAACTGTATTCGTTGTGCGAACATCACCTGCTGCCCTTCATTGGCAAGGCCCATGTGGCTTATATTCCGACGGGCAAGGTGCTGGGCCTGTCGAAGATCGCGCGGCTGGTGGACATGTTCGCCCGCCGCCTGCAGATACAGGAAAACCTCACCCGACAGATCGCCGATGCGGTGCAACAGGTGACTGACGCGGCCGGTGTCGCGGTGGTCATCGAAGCCAGGCACATGTGCATGATGATGCGCGGCGTCGAGAAACAGAATTCGACCATGAACACCTCGGTGATGCTCGGCGCCTTCCGCGAGTCGAGCACCACCCGCCAGGAGTTCCTGCAATTGATTGGACGGAGCAAGTAGCAATGCCACAACTTCAACCAGGAATGGCACGCATCCGGGTCAAGGACCTGTGCCTGCGGACCTTCATCGGGATCAACGAGGATGAAATCCTCAACAAGCAGGATGTTCTGATCAACCTGACCATCCTGTATGCCGCTCAGGAAGCGGTGCGTGACAACGACATCGATCACGCGCTGAATTACCGGACCATCACCAAGGCGATCATCGCCCACGTGGAAGGCAATCGCTTCGCCCTGCTCGAACGCCTGACCCAGGAGATCCTCGATCTGGTCATGGCCAACGCGTCGGTGTTGTACGCCGAAGTTGAAGTCGACAAACCCCACGCCCTGCGATTCGCCGAGTCGGTGTCGATTACGCTCGCTGCAAGCCGCTAAGCTTCAAGCTTCAAGCTTCAAGCTTCAGGCGTTAAGCTACAAGCCATCGCAACCCATCTTGCAGCTTGAAGCTTACCGCTCGAAGCTGCCTCGCAGAGGCCCCCATGACCGATCAACAACGCCTGGAACTTGAAGCCGCCGCCTTTCGCCGGCTGGTCGCCCACCTGGACAGCCGCAAGGACGTGCAGAACATCGACCTGATGAACCTCTCGGGCTTCTGCCGCAACTGCCTGTCCAAGTGGTACAAGGCCGCCGCCGACGAACGCCAGATCGAGGTCAGCCTCGATGACGCTCGCGAAGTGGTTTACGGCATGCCTTACGCCGAGTGGAAAGCCCAATACCAGCAAGAAGCCAACGCCGAACAACAAGCGGCGTTCGCCAAAGGAAAACCCAATGAGTGATTTGAACACCCTGCGCGCCAGCCTCAAGAGCGGTGAGCATGTTTTCGCCGACACCCTGGCGTTCATCGCCACGGGTTACGACTACCAGCCTCAGGCTTTCAACAACGGCGGCGTGGAAAACGCCGCCGGGCAGAACGAAGGTTCGTGCAAGACCCTGGGCCTGGCGCTGCTGGAAGGCCTGACCGATGAAGAGGCGCTGTTGGCCTTTGGCGAGCATTACCGCTCGGTCGTGGCCACGCCTGAAGGCAACGACCACGGCAATATCCGCGCGTTGATTGCGCAGGGTCTGGCGGGCGTGAAATTCACCCAACAGCCGCTGACTCGCCGTTAATCAAAGTCCGCGAAACACTTCACGAGCGACACAGAACCTGTGGCGAGGGAGCTTGCTCCCGCTGGACTGCGTAGCGGTCCCTCTTTTTTGGGGCCGTTGCGCGACCCAGCGGGAGCAAGCTCCCTCGCCACAAGTTACGCTTTGCCTGCCCATCTCTTATTCGCACACATCCCGACTTTTAAGATTGACCCGTCCACTTTATTTCGTTTGCCCCCACCCACTGCTCACGGCTTAGATAAAAAGAAGCATCCCTTCTTCAGAGTCGGTCATCCATGAGCAGCGAAACCATCAGCCAGTCGATCAACGTCGTTCATCCCGTCACGCTCAGCCACGGCAAAAACGCCGAGGTCTGGGACACCGATGGCAAACGCTACATCGACTTCGTCGGCGGCATCGGCGTACTGAACCTCGGCCATTGCCATCCGCGCATCGTCGAGGCCATTCGCGAACAAGCCACGCGGCTGACGCACTACGCGTTCAACGCCGCACCGCATGTGCCCTACATCGAACTGATGGATCGCCTGACGGCGTTCATTCCGGTGGACTACGCTGTCAGTGGCATGCTCACCAACAGCGGCGCAGAAGCGGCGGAAAACGCCCTGAAGATCGTCCGTGGCTCGACCGGTCGCACAGCCGTCATTGCCTTCGACGGTGCCTTCCATGGCCGCACGCTCGCCACCCTCAACCTCAACGGCAAAGTCGCACCGTACAAACAGAAAGTCGGCGCGCTGCCGGGGCCTGTGTATCACCTGCCCTTTCCAAGCAAGGACAACGGCGTGACCTGCGCCGAAGCGCTGAAGGCGATGGATCGACTGTTCAGCGTCGAAATCGACGTCAATGACGTGGCCTGTTTTATCGTCGAACCGGTTCAAGGTGAAGCGGGATTTCTGGCGATGGATGTCGAGTTCGCACAGGCGCTGCGCACGTTCTGCGATGAAAAAAATATTCTGCTGATCGCCGATGAAATCCAGTCCGGCTTTGGCCGCACCGGCGAGCGTTTTGCCTTTTCGCGCCTGGGCATCGAGCCGGACCTGATCCTGCTGGGCAAAAGCATCGCCGGCGGCGTACCACTGGGCGCGGTAGTCGGGCGCAAGTCGCTGCTCGACACCTTGCCCAAAGGTGGACTGGGCGGCACCTATTCGGGCAACCCCATCGCCTGCGCCGCCGCATTGGCAACGCTGGATGAAATGACGGATGCCAACCTGCAAGCCTGGGGGTCGCAACAGGAAGAAGCGATTGTCAGCCGTTACGAGTCCTGGCGCGCAAGCAAACTTTCACCGTATCTGGGTCGTTTGACCGGCGTCGGTGCGATGCGCGGTATCGAGTTGACCCATGCCAACGGCTCCCCCGCCTCGGCGCAGCTCACACAATTGCTGGCGTTGGCGCGTGACGCGGGTCTGCTGTTGATGCCGAGCGGCAAATCACGGCACATCATTCGGCTGCTGGCGCCGTTGACCACCGAGGCGACGGTGCTGGAGGAAGGGCTGGATATCCTCGAGGCGTGCCTGGCAAGACTGTCCTGACAGCGAAGTGCGTTCCGGGACTGACGTAGCGAATTAAGTTCGCTTGTGGTCCCGGAATCGACGTCGCAATACTGACCAAAGACCCTTTTACCTAGCGAGAACATCACCACCGACAAGCTGAGGCAGACATGTATCACGACAATATAATTTATAAGAAAAAGTCTAACGATCCTCACTTCCTGCTCGGCGTAGCCGTGGTGTTGTTCCTCGGCGCCTACCTGATGAACCTGGGCAACAGCGCCCTCAGTCATTTTCTGCATCCGCTGCTGGGCAATGCCCCGGACAGCCTGACGGCACGCAACGTCGCCATCGGGCTGGGCATTGCCGTACTGGGCACCTTGAACTTCCACGTCCTCGGGCGCCTGAAGTTCAAAGTGCAGACTACGGTGGTGTGGATCGAACTACTGATCCTGTTTCTGGCGTTCTTCGACACCTTCGACCTGTCTTACAGCTTCATCCTCGACAAGATCGGTTTCCTGATCATCCAGGGCGCTGCAACCACCTTGTACATCTCTGCAGTGGCCATCGTCCTGGCCTTTGTGCTGGCGCTGGTCGGCGCAGTGGCCAAGCTGTCGAACAACGGCCTGGCCAATGCCCTCGCCTCGTTCTACACCTCGTTCTTTCGCGGCGTGCCGTTGCTGATTCAGATCTACCTGATTTACCTGGGTCTGCCGCAACTGGGCTACGTGGTCGATGCGGTGCCTGCCGGTATCCTCGCGCTGTCCCTGTGTTACGGCGCCTACATGACCGAGATTTTCCGGGCCGGCATCCAGAGCATTCCGGTCGGCCAGTGGGAAGCCTCGCGGGCGCTGAACATCAGCCCGTTCAAGACCCTGAGCCGGGTCATCATGCCGCAGGCCTTGCGGGTGATCATTCCACCCACCGGCAACCAGTTCATCGCCATGCTCAAGGACAGTTCGCTGGTGTCGGTGAT
This region of Pseudomonas mandelii genomic DNA includes:
- the folM gene encoding dihydromonapterin reductase, with amino-acid sequence MTSSAAPILITGAGQRVGLHCAQRLLEDGHPVIFSYRSERPGVQTLRDLGATAVFADFSTEAGILAFITQLKTHTDSLRAIVHNASEWLAETPDTDAEAFTRMFSVHMLAPYLINLHCADLLERSSPADIVHISDDVTRKGSSKHIGYCASKAGLDSLTLSFAAKYAPTIKVNGIAPALLMFNPDDNAAYRAKALAKSALGIEPGSEVIYQSLRYLLDNPYVTGTTLTVNGGRHLK
- the folE gene encoding GTP cyclohydrolase I FolE, translating into MTLSLHQNALSESYREILIGLGENPDREGLQDTPVRAAKAMQYLCHGYDQSVEEIVNGALFASDTDEMIIVADIELYSLCEHHLLPFIGKAHVAYIPTGKVLGLSKIARLVDMFARRLQIQENLTRQIADAVQQVTDAAGVAVVIEARHMCMMMRGVEKQNSTMNTSVMLGAFRESSTTRQEFLQLIGRSK
- the folX gene encoding dihydroneopterin triphosphate 2'-epimerase, which gives rise to MPQLQPGMARIRVKDLCLRTFIGINEDEILNKQDVLINLTILYAAQEAVRDNDIDHALNYRTITKAIIAHVEGNRFALLERLTQEILDLVMANASVLYAEVEVDKPHALRFAESVSITLAASR
- a CDS encoding DUF1244 domain-containing protein encodes the protein MTDQQRLELEAAAFRRLVAHLDSRKDVQNIDLMNLSGFCRNCLSKWYKAAADERQIEVSLDDAREVVYGMPYAEWKAQYQQEANAEQQAAFAKGKPNE
- a CDS encoding HopJ type III effector protein, with amino-acid sequence MSDLNTLRASLKSGEHVFADTLAFIATGYDYQPQAFNNGGVENAAGQNEGSCKTLGLALLEGLTDEEALLAFGEHYRSVVATPEGNDHGNIRALIAQGLAGVKFTQQPLTRR
- a CDS encoding 2-aminoadipate transaminase, with the translated sequence MSSETISQSINVVHPVTLSHGKNAEVWDTDGKRYIDFVGGIGVLNLGHCHPRIVEAIREQATRLTHYAFNAAPHVPYIELMDRLTAFIPVDYAVSGMLTNSGAEAAENALKIVRGSTGRTAVIAFDGAFHGRTLATLNLNGKVAPYKQKVGALPGPVYHLPFPSKDNGVTCAEALKAMDRLFSVEIDVNDVACFIVEPVQGEAGFLAMDVEFAQALRTFCDEKNILLIADEIQSGFGRTGERFAFSRLGIEPDLILLGKSIAGGVPLGAVVGRKSLLDTLPKGGLGGTYSGNPIACAAALATLDEMTDANLQAWGSQQEEAIVSRYESWRASKLSPYLGRLTGVGAMRGIELTHANGSPASAQLTQLLALARDAGLLLMPSGKSRHIIRLLAPLTTEATVLEEGLDILEACLARLS
- a CDS encoding amino acid ABC transporter permease; the protein is MYHDNIIYKKKSNDPHFLLGVAVVLFLGAYLMNLGNSALSHFLHPLLGNAPDSLTARNVAIGLGIAVLGTLNFHVLGRLKFKVQTTVVWIELLILFLAFFDTFDLSYSFILDKIGFLIIQGAATTLYISAVAIVLAFVLALVGAVAKLSNNGLANALASFYTSFFRGVPLLIQIYLIYLGLPQLGYVVDAVPAGILALSLCYGAYMTEIFRAGIQSIPVGQWEASRALNISPFKTLSRVIMPQALRVIIPPTGNQFIAMLKDSSLVSVIGVWELMYLAKTQGRADFRHLEMLITAAMIYWALSFILERVQARIEKRVNRSVARG